One Panicum virgatum strain AP13 chromosome 3N, P.virgatum_v5, whole genome shotgun sequence DNA segment encodes these proteins:
- the LOC120665970 gene encoding uncharacterized protein LOC120665970: protein MGPACARLVLFAAVALLFTGLLPRALGKAGGGGAVNPQVAGICSKTPFPEVCKSTAGRHATKYPVIDNLAVLNMQVDAFSKRTAQARKHVAKSARTIPPAQAQALTFCDTMYMNTQDTIGAAQRAITFKDTGTAKIMLQLAVQDFDSCDRPFTQAGVPNPMGKFDKELNQMANNCMTLANMI from the coding sequence ATGGGGCCAGCCTGCGCACGGCTCGTCCTCTTCGCGGCCGTGGCATTGCTGTTCACCGGCCTCCTCCCGCGGGCGTTGGGGAAggcaggtggtggtggtgccgtcAACCCGCAGGTCGCCGGCATCTGCTCTAAAACCCCGTTCCCGGAAGTGTGCAAGTCCACAGCCGGGCGGCATGCGACCAAATATCCGGTCATCGACAACCTGGCCGTGCTCAACATGCAGGTAGACGCGTTCTCCAAGCGCACCGCGCAGGCCCGAAAGCACGTCGCCAAGTCGGCCCGCACTATCCCACCGGCGCAGGCGCAGGCCCTTACATTTTGCGACACCATGTACATGAACACCCAGGACACCATCGGGGCAGCACAGCGGGCAATCACGTTCAAGGACACGGGCACCGCGAAGATCATGCTGCAGCTCGCCGTCCAGGATTTCGACTCGTGCGACCGGCCGTTCACTCAGGCCGGCGTCCCCAACCCCATGGGGAAGTTCGATAAGGAGCTAAACCAGATGGCCAACAACTGTATGACGCTTGCAAACATGATCTGA
- the LOC120665972 gene encoding uncharacterized protein LOC120665972 isoform X19, with protein sequence MATTEGLVPITRAYLARYYDKYPLAPLPDAATDLAARLRALSADLAAVTPIASDEELLEQEAAGIPAHKIDENLWKNREQMEEILFLLNTSRRPVALQQKFAPEDAEIASKLDDIEAKLKDMLKKLEQFQIKNADNVFNTVMTYMPHDFRGTLIRQQRERSERNKQAEVDTLVSAGGSIRDRYALLWKQQMERRVQLAQLGSATGVYKTLVRYLVGVPQVLLDFIRQINDDNGPMEEQRERYGPALYTLTKLVLAIRLYLHVSLARYEQRKIEQDNIAMLQQAVIIYTEEFWKFTEFIGEVFVNAPFFISAEDAGAMDARKSDEYKETIIQAGKTHEVILTVEAVNSYIAWDFSLQQGALNVVLDIGFHVEYISPSGEKTLILPYRRAIFALFQRDHTNLYGTTHIHHSSKREMESFW encoded by the exons atggcgacgacGGAGGGGCTCGTGCCTATCACACGGGCCTACCTCGCGCGCTACTACGACAAGTACCCGCTGGCCCCGCTGCCCGATGCCGCCACTGACCTCGCCGCCCGGCTGCGCGCCCTCtccgccgacctcgccgccgtcacTCCCATCGCCTCCG ATGAGGAACTCTTGGAACAAGAAGCAGCTGGCATACCTGctcacaaaattgatgagaatTTGTGGAAGAACAGAGAACAAATGGAAGAAATTCTTTTTTTGCTCAATACATCCCGTCGTCCCGTTGCA CTTCAACAGAAGTTCGCTCCAGAAGATGCTGAGATAGCTTCTAAACTTGATGATATTGAAGCTAAATTGAAGGACATGTTGAAGAAGTTAGAACAATTTCAGATAAAAAATGCTGACAATGTTTTCAATACAG TTATGACATACATGCCCCACGATTTTCGAGGCACACTAATCAGGCAACAACGAGAACGCTCAGAAAGGAATAAGCAAGCGGAGGTAGACACTTTAGTTAGTGCTGGCGGAAGCATTCGCGATCGATATGCGTTGTTGTGGAAACAGCAAATGGAAAG GAGGGTGCAATTAGCACAACTTGGTTCCGCGACAGGTGTATATAAGACTCTTGTTAGGTATTTGGTTGGTGTTCCGCAG GTTTTATTGGATTTTATTCGACAAATAAATGATGATAATGG GCCTATGGAAGAGCAAAGAGAACGTTATGGCCCAGCACTGTACACCCTTACAAAACTGGTGCTTGCTATTCGGTTGTATCTGCATGTCTCTTTGGCACGATATGAACAAAGGAAAAT AGAGCAGGATAACATTGCTATGCTGCAGCAAGCTGTAATTATCTACACCGAGGAGTTTTGGAAGTTCACCGAATTCATAGG CGAGGTCTTTGTGAACGCACCATTCTTTATATCCGCTGAGGATGCCGGTGCCATGGATGCAAG GAAAAGTGACGAGTACAAAGAAACTATTATTCAAGCTGGAAAGACACATGAG GTCATTTTGACTGTTGAAGCCGTAAACTCATACATTGCATGGGACTTCTCCTTGCAACAAGGGGCCCTCAACGTGGTATTG GACATTGGATTTCATGTGGAGTACATTAGTCCTTCAGGGGAGAAAACT
- the LOC120667817 gene encoding COPII coat assembly protein sec16-like yields MKYAFSYFVSARNPGPFPGTGSPRGIVARAKFPAIWKPTPRGGRSPFPSISPGQALPTLGVRVPLPRAARERLRLLRWRPSLRPCASLSKPHRCSALPPLASTPAPPRPSRTAASSVSSASSSPSSPRVEGAVVAPPLRLPVRGFPGRGLHVRFAMAATGGKRSSAASGVRPPASAATAPPCADQVPVDLQPVILGLGFPQEQSPSNKWFSSKSSKKLKKRGRLKHASDFLKY; encoded by the exons ATGAAATATGCTTTTTCATATTTTGTTTCAG CCCGAAATCCCGGCCCTTTCCCCGGGACGGGCTCCCCTCGTGGAATTGTGGCCCGGGCCAAATTTCCGGCCATTTGGAAGCCCACGCCGCGGGGCGGACGCTCCCCGTTCCCATCGATTTCCCCGGGGCAGGCGCTCCCCACCCTAGGCGTCCGGGTGCCGCTCCCTCGTGCGGCTCGcgagcgcctccgcctcctccgctgGCGGCCGTCGCTCCGCCCCTGCGCCTCCCTGTCCAAGCCGCACCGCTGCTCAGCCCTACCGCCGCTCGCATCCACCCCTGCGCCTCCCCGTCCAAGCCGCACCGCCGCGTCCtcagtctcctccgcctcctcctccccatcgAGTCCTCGAGTTGAAGGCGCCGTCGTCGCTCCGCCCCTCCGTCTCCCTGTCCGCGGCTTCCCTGGGCGCGGCTTACATGTCCGCTTCGCGATGGCCGCGACGGGAGGGAAACggagcagcgccgcctccggcgTCCGCCCTCCGgcttccgccgccaccgctccgccCTGCGCAGACCAGGTTCCGGTCGATCTGCAGCCGGTTATTCTTGGCCTAG GATTTCCTCAGGAACAATCACCTTCAAACAAATGGTTCAGCTCAAAGTCATCAAAGAAG CTAAAGAAGAGAGGAAGGCTGAAGCATGCAAGTGATTTCCTAAAGTATTGA
- the LOC120665972 gene encoding uncharacterized protein LOC120665972 isoform X20: MATTEGLVPITRAYLARYYDKYPLAPLPDAATDLAARLRALSADLAAVTPIASDEELLEQEAAGIPAHKIDENLWKNREQMEEILFLLNTSRRPVALQQKFAPEDAEIASKLDDIEAKLKDMLKKLEQFQIKNADNVFNTVMTYMPHDFRGTLIRQQRERSERNKQAEVDTLVSAGGSIRDRYALLWKQQMERRVQLAQLGSATGVYKTLVRYLVGVPQVLLDFIRQINDDNGPMEEQRERYGPALYTLTKLVLAIRLYLHVSLARYEQRKIEQDNIAMLQQAVIIYTEEFWKFTEFIGEVFVNAPFFISAEDAGAMDARKSDEYKETIIQAGKTHEVILTVEAVNSYIAWDFSLQQGALNVVLDIGFHVEYISPSGEKTLILPYRRAIFALFQRDHTNLYGTTHIHHSSKSGT, encoded by the exons atggcgacgacGGAGGGGCTCGTGCCTATCACACGGGCCTACCTCGCGCGCTACTACGACAAGTACCCGCTGGCCCCGCTGCCCGATGCCGCCACTGACCTCGCCGCCCGGCTGCGCGCCCTCtccgccgacctcgccgccgtcacTCCCATCGCCTCCG ATGAGGAACTCTTGGAACAAGAAGCAGCTGGCATACCTGctcacaaaattgatgagaatTTGTGGAAGAACAGAGAACAAATGGAAGAAATTCTTTTTTTGCTCAATACATCCCGTCGTCCCGTTGCA CTTCAACAGAAGTTCGCTCCAGAAGATGCTGAGATAGCTTCTAAACTTGATGATATTGAAGCTAAATTGAAGGACATGTTGAAGAAGTTAGAACAATTTCAGATAAAAAATGCTGACAATGTTTTCAATACAG TTATGACATACATGCCCCACGATTTTCGAGGCACACTAATCAGGCAACAACGAGAACGCTCAGAAAGGAATAAGCAAGCGGAGGTAGACACTTTAGTTAGTGCTGGCGGAAGCATTCGCGATCGATATGCGTTGTTGTGGAAACAGCAAATGGAAAG GAGGGTGCAATTAGCACAACTTGGTTCCGCGACAGGTGTATATAAGACTCTTGTTAGGTATTTGGTTGGTGTTCCGCAG GTTTTATTGGATTTTATTCGACAAATAAATGATGATAATGG GCCTATGGAAGAGCAAAGAGAACGTTATGGCCCAGCACTGTACACCCTTACAAAACTGGTGCTTGCTATTCGGTTGTATCTGCATGTCTCTTTGGCACGATATGAACAAAGGAAAAT AGAGCAGGATAACATTGCTATGCTGCAGCAAGCTGTAATTATCTACACCGAGGAGTTTTGGAAGTTCACCGAATTCATAGG CGAGGTCTTTGTGAACGCACCATTCTTTATATCCGCTGAGGATGCCGGTGCCATGGATGCAAG GAAAAGTGACGAGTACAAAGAAACTATTATTCAAGCTGGAAAGACACATGAG GTCATTTTGACTGTTGAAGCCGTAAACTCATACATTGCATGGGACTTCTCCTTGCAACAAGGGGCCCTCAACGTGGTATTG GACATTGGATTTCATGTGGAGTACATTAGTCCTTCAGGGGAGAAAACT
- the LOC120665975 gene encoding nascent polypeptide-associated complex subunit alpha, muscle-specific form-like: MKPRPFSTFTPKPSPSTSRASSTSSMTSSPAVMRSGVNSSSLPSASTPSRTTSSPTSPRPGIPTGRAWTASSGPRSLARSPTILPTPSSCATPLRAQRGSPSRPSSMGIVRHAPFISMPHSGTLFKVISLLQITARSSNSWRPNFASSASPSPTARWCSTCCAASTSAMPLSGCISTAAGRSPPSWRSGTIFFWSSPPPTAPPRPPPPSSPRRPQPPGLLRRPLRPSRAPALGVDLGAPAAPPSPAAASATTALAAAPTAPLLPTAAAAAWGPLHLHRDSSGTWAVALPAEPLHRVHSYVARPVGVHSSTRPAAAAGHAGPASASPDAAGPARLVSSPARPVGLA; this comes from the coding sequence ATGAAGCCGCGGCCCTTCTCAACCTTCACGCCCAAGCCGTCGCCGTCAACATCAAGAGCATCGTCCACGTCATCCATGACGTCATCTCCGGCAGTTATGCGCAGTGGCGTGAACAGTTCGTCCTTGCCGTCGGCAAGTACTCCCTCCAGGACCACATCTTCTCCAACGTCGCCTCGCCCGGGAATCCCGACTGGGCGCGCATGGACTGCGTCGTCCGGTCCTAGATCGCTGGCACGATCTCCCACGATCTTGCCGACGCCGTCCTCGTGCGCAACTCCACTGCGCGCTCAGCGTGGCTCGCCGTCGAGACCCAGTTCCATGGGAATCGTGAGACACGCGCCCTTCATCTCGATGCCGCATTCCGGAACTTTGTTCAAGGTGATCTCTCTGTTACAGATCACTGCAAGAAGTTCAAATAGTTGGCGGCCAAACTTTGCGAGCTCGGCGAGCCCGTCACCGACCGCACGCTGGTGCTCAACGTGCTGCGCGGCCTCAACGAGCGCTATGCCGCTCTCGGGATGCATCTCCACCGCGGCCGGTCGTTCCCCTCCTTCCTGGAGGTCAGGAACGATCTTCTTCTGGAGTTCACCGCCGCCAACTGCGCCACCGCGCCCTCCACCGCCCTCGTCGCCTCGGCGCCCACAGCCTCCCGGCCTCCTGCGCCGGCCCCTGCGCCCAAGTCGGGCTCCCGCTCTCGGGGTGGATCTGGGGGCTCCGGCGGCTCCTCCAAGTCCCGCCGCAGCAAGCGCGACAACGgctctggcggcggcgccgacggcgccACTTCttccaacggcggcggcggcggcatgggggCCTCTGCACCTCCACCGGGACTCCAGCGGCACTTGGGCCGTGGCCCTCCCTGCTGAACCCCTGCACCGGGTCCATTCATATGTGGCCCGGCCAGTAGGGGTCCACTCCTCGACCCGGCCCGCAGCCGCAGCAGGCCATGCTGGCCCAGCAAGCGCAAGCCCAGATGCTGCAGGCCCAGCACGCCTAGTTTCTAGCCCAGCACGCCCGGTTGGTTTGGCTTAA